In Paenibacillus hexagrammi, the following are encoded in one genomic region:
- a CDS encoding alpha/beta fold hydrolase, with product MRTSRKRIRKIVLVAILLLIAMKMFGPTWTPPIRGANSISTLKQIEINGTGHEVMIRGKDRHNPIIIFVHGGPGCSEIPYVTKYQDLLEQYFTIVQYDQRGSGKSYHFFEDYSGLNSDLLVDDLLALTDYVEQEFGQNKVLLIGHSFGTYIGMKAAAKAPDKFAAYIGIGQVADHVESERDSLAFIIDRAKQAGNLKEAEQLELLRGPVERGESYTPRSVIRKYGGAARLIDDNGDYYTGFLFHPEYNGLDVLRYVKGVALSQERLLQEETEHDITHLVRKLDIPFYFVMGQYDYMTSVKAAKKYYEELEAPSKDFIVFEQSAHYPQFEEKESFASWLQQTWTQSLQSLFITLILPE from the coding sequence TTGAGAACATCACGCAAAAGGATTCGTAAAATCGTATTAGTAGCCATACTTCTGCTTATTGCGATGAAAATGTTTGGGCCGACATGGACGCCTCCCATTCGAGGAGCGAACAGCATAAGCACGTTAAAGCAGATCGAGATCAACGGTACGGGACACGAAGTTATGATCAGAGGCAAAGACCGGCACAATCCGATCATTATCTTTGTACATGGAGGTCCGGGGTGCTCGGAGATTCCCTATGTGACGAAATACCAGGATCTGCTTGAACAGTATTTTACCATTGTACAGTATGATCAGCGGGGGAGCGGGAAGTCGTATCACTTTTTCGAGGACTACTCGGGTCTGAATTCTGACCTGCTCGTTGATGATTTGCTGGCGCTGACCGATTATGTGGAGCAAGAATTCGGGCAGAACAAAGTGCTGCTGATCGGCCATTCATTCGGCACGTACATCGGCATGAAAGCTGCTGCTAAAGCGCCGGATAAATTTGCCGCTTATATCGGGATCGGTCAGGTAGCGGATCATGTGGAGAGTGAACGGGACAGCCTTGCGTTTATCATTGACCGAGCGAAGCAGGCAGGGAACCTTAAGGAAGCGGAGCAATTGGAGCTGCTGCGAGGGCCGGTTGAACGAGGAGAAAGTTACACCCCCAGAAGTGTCATTCGCAAATATGGCGGCGCAGCGAGGTTGATCGATGATAACGGAGACTATTATACGGGCTTCCTGTTCCATCCCGAGTATAACGGGCTTGATGTCCTTCGCTATGTAAAGGGTGTGGCTCTATCGCAAGAGCGTCTACTCCAAGAAGAAACGGAGCACGACATTACGCATCTTGTCCGCAAGCTGGACATTCCTTTTTACTTTGTAATGGGACAGTATGATTATATGACCTCGGTCAAAGCCGCCAAAAAGTACTATGAGGAGCTGGAAGCCCCGTCGAAGGACTTCATTGTGTTTGAGCAGTCGGCTCATTATCCGCAGTTTGAGGAAAAGGAATCGTTCGCAAGCTGGCTGCAGCAAACCTGGACGCAGTCTTTACAATCTCTTTTCATCACGTTGATATTGCCCGAATAG
- a CDS encoding GNAT family N-acetyltransferase, translating to MNQAVWELNPASLSAFQSLILPEAGLIWQDPSADIVAFGIVNGEQPAGLVLALLAPNRKAARLLSIMVRSDMRRRGLGKQLMLVLEHKLRELGYVSLQVEFLAAEDLESEEGAFLQACGFPSPEQGMYIRRGRLRAVEDAPWMKLALPASFSLEPWRDVTPHDRALIQTEAGKEYPDVLSPFADEDRIDPVRSLLLRYQGQPAGWLILEELDAETILLKTMYVYRKHQRLARGIALGSVVLRKLIDERKYQYGALCVEQENEPMVRFLLRHISGPRLSKEVLWRASKSLLTVERS from the coding sequence ATGAACCAGGCAGTATGGGAGCTCAACCCCGCAAGCTTATCGGCGTTTCAATCCCTCATTCTGCCTGAGGCGGGTCTCATTTGGCAGGATCCTTCCGCGGATATCGTTGCGTTTGGAATAGTGAATGGGGAACAGCCCGCAGGTCTAGTGCTTGCACTGCTTGCGCCGAATCGAAAGGCGGCGAGGCTGCTATCCATTATGGTTCGGAGTGACATGCGAAGAAGGGGGCTCGGCAAGCAGCTCATGCTGGTGCTTGAACACAAACTCCGTGAACTCGGATACGTCAGCCTGCAGGTTGAGTTTCTGGCTGCTGAGGACTTGGAAAGTGAAGAGGGGGCCTTTCTCCAAGCATGCGGTTTCCCTTCACCCGAGCAGGGAATGTACATTCGCAGAGGGCGGTTGCGTGCAGTCGAAGACGCGCCATGGATGAAGCTCGCGCTGCCGGCTTCTTTTTCCTTGGAACCATGGCGCGATGTCACTCCTCATGATCGGGCGTTGATTCAAACGGAGGCGGGAAAGGAATATCCCGATGTGTTATCTCCTTTTGCCGATGAAGATCGGATTGATCCCGTACGGAGTTTGCTGCTAAGATATCAGGGACAGCCCGCTGGATGGTTGATTCTAGAGGAACTGGATGCTGAGACCATTTTGCTAAAAACCATGTATGTATATAGGAAGCACCAGCGGTTGGCTCGGGGAATTGCGCTAGGGTCGGTAGTTCTTAGAAAGCTAATTGATGAACGAAAATATCAATATGGTGCTTTATGCGTGGAGCAAGAGAATGAACCGATGGTTCGGTTTCTGCTCCGCCATATTTCCGGGCCAAGGCTAAGCAAAGAAGTTCTATGGAGAGCTTCCAAGTCGCTGCTTACAGTCGAGCGCAGCTAA
- a CDS encoding S-layer homology domain-containing protein produces the protein MNKDWTKWLVTTMMLSMAVQPASSLAAEKKDSSAAPGLSFQDFTQISPAKIKAVQEAVSQGLMSGYPDGAFHPDGLLTREELAVVLAKALQLQVNSQVTSSFSDVSDSWGTSYIEAVRKAGLMGGDSNEHFRPSDTVTREELATVFVRALHASDVKGGERDQITDADEVSSWAGQSVDTALRLQLLPKKEGGFAPKEPVQREDIALFLTDIFNHKQQTAVINKIDGDIVTIDGKPYLIDDQMKKLFSSQNKEALEGATITYTSSNRNMNGMTELTISKSGKADQPVTLDVSGKSLSGVLHISGDYVVLKGDSFEQVEVQQGAAHLDVNGKVSKLNVQSTGNVALTGNNTIENMKVSDKNVRITLSQGSMIDKLELPEQVSAPDVITNYEVMNNHVTGGASPSTSTSGSSSGSKKRNHSPEVARELDDLQTTVNFGDLHVDLTDAFSDSDYDQLQLQAVSSDSVVASVYMQGSELTLEPLQEGVTTITVTANDGRGGQAQNSFELQVVPPDYSAPILVGQLPNKRVELNDGNAEIDLNGLFEVMNGDTLTLSAESSQSVVSSVYVNQAQLVVTPLTTGESTITVTATNSQADSNTTTFDVHIVDTTALAQEIADSETLLAGAVVGTDPGNYPQSAVDDFLQAVNEAKGVKSADSSVQQDMVDALSTLQAAAATFHSTKVSDGPFTAELAAGAKLYLNSNLSGTSGDVQIKDSNDVPFYSYGKRNIADLLKVKKNNQDLTFDYQTSSDFDVLDSSNVKVADVTVESDNPLVQVTAGTSGYTIHPLDAVTEATEAHLIFKIKDTHGSESSVSLPITMDETAPSVTDAVYADQSIVITFSEAILATIGGTVSVQFSDTGDFTTGHVDTLNNTTDFIVSINNNKFSIALNSDKWTALQSKLTAFSKFRVSISSYSDYSANPLSISNQEISIGQP, from the coding sequence GTGAACAAGGATTGGACAAAATGGTTGGTAACAACAATGATGCTTAGTATGGCAGTGCAGCCTGCCTCATCTTTAGCTGCTGAAAAGAAGGATTCAAGCGCGGCGCCCGGATTATCCTTTCAAGATTTTACACAGATTTCCCCTGCTAAAATTAAAGCCGTACAAGAAGCTGTCAGCCAAGGGCTAATGTCCGGTTATCCCGATGGAGCGTTTCATCCCGATGGTTTGCTTACGCGTGAAGAGTTGGCTGTCGTTCTTGCTAAAGCTCTTCAATTGCAAGTAAACTCCCAAGTGACCTCGTCTTTTAGTGATGTATCTGATTCCTGGGGCACTTCATACATCGAAGCAGTTCGTAAAGCCGGACTTATGGGAGGAGACTCCAATGAACATTTCCGTCCATCGGATACGGTAACTCGTGAGGAGCTTGCGACGGTATTCGTTCGAGCCCTTCATGCTTCTGATGTAAAAGGCGGGGAACGGGACCAGATTACCGATGCCGATGAGGTAAGCTCTTGGGCCGGCCAATCTGTGGATACGGCTCTAAGGCTGCAGCTATTACCTAAAAAAGAGGGCGGCTTCGCGCCAAAAGAACCGGTACAAAGGGAAGACATCGCCTTATTTTTAACAGATATTTTTAATCATAAGCAGCAGACAGCCGTCATCAACAAAATCGATGGGGATATTGTTACCATAGACGGCAAGCCCTATTTGATCGACGATCAAATGAAGAAATTGTTCAGCAGTCAAAACAAGGAGGCTCTGGAAGGGGCGACGATTACTTATACCTCTTCTAATCGTAATATGAATGGCATGACCGAGCTGACAATTAGCAAAAGCGGTAAAGCGGATCAACCTGTCACTCTGGATGTAAGCGGAAAGTCTTTGAGTGGAGTCCTACATATTTCAGGTGATTATGTTGTTTTGAAGGGCGATTCCTTTGAACAAGTTGAAGTACAGCAAGGTGCCGCTCATCTGGATGTTAACGGTAAAGTGAGCAAGCTCAACGTTCAATCAACAGGTAATGTTGCTCTCACAGGAAACAATACCATTGAGAATATGAAGGTTTCGGACAAAAACGTGAGAATTACGTTGAGCCAAGGCTCCATGATCGATAAGCTGGAGCTTCCGGAGCAAGTATCTGCCCCCGATGTCATTACCAATTACGAAGTAATGAACAATCACGTTACCGGAGGGGCAAGCCCATCCACTTCTACAAGCGGTTCCTCGTCAGGCTCCAAGAAGCGCAATCATTCCCCTGAGGTAGCCCGTGAGCTGGATGATCTTCAAACAACGGTCAACTTTGGAGACCTTCATGTGGATTTGACCGATGCTTTTTCCGACTCTGACTATGATCAGCTCCAGCTTCAAGCCGTTTCTTCCGATTCAGTTGTAGCTAGTGTCTATATGCAAGGTTCGGAATTAACACTGGAGCCGCTGCAAGAAGGAGTAACGACCATTACTGTAACGGCTAATGACGGACGAGGCGGTCAGGCTCAGAATTCTTTTGAACTCCAAGTGGTACCTCCCGATTATAGTGCTCCCATTCTTGTAGGCCAGTTACCGAATAAGCGCGTGGAACTAAACGACGGCAATGCGGAGATTGATTTGAACGGATTGTTTGAAGTGATGAACGGGGACACCCTGACACTAAGTGCGGAATCGTCGCAATCCGTGGTATCTAGCGTATATGTGAACCAAGCTCAATTAGTAGTAACGCCTCTTACTACGGGAGAATCAACGATTACCGTTACTGCAACGAATAGTCAAGCTGACTCGAACACAACAACCTTTGATGTGCATATCGTGGATACAACTGCTTTGGCGCAGGAGATCGCAGATTCCGAAACGTTACTTGCCGGTGCTGTGGTGGGGACAGATCCAGGAAACTATCCTCAATCAGCGGTAGATGATTTCTTACAAGCTGTGAACGAAGCCAAAGGGGTTAAGAGCGCCGATAGCTCCGTACAGCAAGATATGGTTGATGCATTAAGTACGCTTCAAGCAGCAGCAGCGACTTTTCATAGCACGAAAGTATCGGACGGCCCTTTTACGGCAGAGCTGGCAGCTGGAGCGAAGCTCTATCTTAACTCGAATTTATCCGGTACTTCGGGAGATGTTCAAATTAAAGATTCAAATGATGTTCCCTTCTACTCCTATGGCAAAAGAAATATTGCTGATCTTCTTAAAGTCAAGAAAAACAATCAGGATTTGACATTTGATTATCAAACTAGCAGCGATTTTGATGTGTTAGACAGCAGTAATGTGAAAGTGGCTGATGTGACGGTTGAGTCGGACAATCCGCTTGTACAAGTTACTGCAGGCACCAGCGGCTATACCATTCACCCGCTTGATGCAGTCACGGAAGCCACAGAGGCGCATCTTATCTTTAAAATAAAGGATACACATGGCTCTGAATCGTCCGTTTCCCTCCCTATCACCATGGATGAAACGGCACCTTCCGTTACGGATGCGGTTTATGCGGATCAATCCATAGTAATAACCTTTAGTGAAGCTATCTTAGCGACGATCGGAGGGACGGTATCTGTTCAATTCTCCGATACCGGAGATTTTACAACCGGACATGTGGATACGTTAAATAATACAACAGATTTTATAGTTTCAATTAATAACAATAAATTTTCTATTGCGTTAAATTCGGACAAATGGACAGCGCTGCAATCGAAATTAACAGCATTCAGCAAATTCAGGGTCTCTATTTCCAGTTATTCGGATTATTCGGCAAATCCACTGAGTATTAGTAATCAAGAAATATCGATTGGTCAGCCTTAA
- a CDS encoding MFS transporter — protein MEKAWNLQSKQEGRWGKTLLILGLSLGYFMVLLDMTVVSVALPAIRVDLGGGIAGLQWVVNAYTIVFACLLLSMGALADKIGAKRVYMGGLVVFLLASAITASVSSLGNLIGLRAVLGIGGAALMPASLTLIAHAYPVPAERARALGIWAAVTGIAMAAGPIVGGFLVDSFGWRSIFLLNVPIALVSVGLTYGLVKETNRKPQQSFDWAGQLTAVIAIAALSFGLMEGETYGWKSPVIFAAWGLDLLSAVFFVRIQAKSKAPLLPLGLFRNATVSAGMVAGMAINMGLSGILFVLPLFFQQTAGSSAHAAGLALLPMMIPLAFNPILTGRIVGKIGPRIPMTVGFALAAAGTMMQVWTAVNTNDALTFIALLLIGFGVSYTLPSLITAVISSVPKEQSGAVSGALNSSRQLGATLGVSILGSIVSGSESFTRGMHVSLAVTAVILIGGSLLSYWMIGRSKTR, from the coding sequence TTGGAAAAAGCATGGAATCTACAGTCCAAGCAAGAAGGAAGATGGGGCAAAACGCTGTTAATTCTCGGACTCTCGCTTGGATACTTTATGGTGCTTCTGGATATGACGGTGGTGAGTGTCGCGCTGCCTGCAATTCGAGTTGACCTAGGCGGAGGGATCGCTGGACTTCAATGGGTGGTAAACGCGTATACGATTGTGTTCGCCTGTTTGCTATTATCGATGGGCGCGTTAGCAGATAAAATTGGAGCGAAGCGTGTGTACATGGGTGGTCTGGTAGTTTTTTTGCTGGCATCAGCGATAACGGCCTCAGTGTCGTCACTGGGCAATCTGATCGGCTTACGGGCTGTGCTCGGTATAGGAGGCGCAGCATTGATGCCGGCCTCCCTGACGCTCATTGCCCACGCTTACCCAGTACCGGCTGAGCGTGCCCGGGCGCTTGGTATTTGGGCGGCGGTTACCGGGATCGCGATGGCGGCGGGGCCTATTGTCGGAGGCTTTCTGGTAGACTCCTTCGGTTGGCGCAGCATCTTTTTGCTGAACGTGCCGATTGCGCTTGTTAGTGTGGGATTGACCTATGGTCTAGTGAAGGAAACGAACCGTAAGCCGCAGCAAAGCTTCGACTGGGCAGGACAACTTACAGCGGTTATCGCCATTGCCGCATTGTCGTTCGGACTCATGGAGGGGGAGACGTATGGATGGAAATCCCCTGTGATCTTTGCAGCATGGGGCCTGGATTTATTAAGCGCCGTCTTCTTTGTGCGGATTCAAGCGAAAAGCAAAGCGCCGCTGCTTCCGCTCGGACTCTTTCGAAATGCTACGGTCTCCGCAGGCATGGTGGCAGGGATGGCGATTAATATGGGTCTCTCGGGGATTCTGTTCGTGCTGCCTTTATTTTTTCAGCAAACTGCCGGTTCCTCGGCACATGCTGCGGGTCTTGCACTGCTTCCGATGATGATACCGCTGGCTTTTAATCCTATCTTGACGGGGCGAATTGTAGGAAAGATAGGTCCGCGCATCCCGATGACAGTTGGGTTCGCTCTGGCTGCTGCTGGAACGATGATGCAAGTGTGGACGGCGGTGAACACGAATGACGCACTCACTTTCATCGCGTTATTGCTCATTGGGTTCGGAGTCTCTTACACACTCCCATCGCTCATCACCGCGGTGATCTCTTCGGTGCCGAAGGAGCAGAGCGGCGCGGTTTCAGGCGCGCTGAACTCCAGCCGTCAGCTCGGCGCGACTCTTGGGGTCTCGATTCTCGGTTCGATTGTCAGCGGCAGCGAATCTTTCACAAGAGGGATGCATGTATCGCTGGCTGTGACGGCCGTTATTTTGATCGGAGGCAGCTTGCTTTCTTATTGGATGATCGGGAGAAGCAAGACGCGATAA
- a CDS encoding helix-turn-helix transcriptional regulator, whose translation MEVSHQARLEELAQFLRTRRARITPEQAGLPSGGRRRTPGLRREEVAQLSGVSVDWYTWLEQGRNIQVSSQVLDSIARTLQLDYNERRHLFILALQQLPADVTPIEEPISSSLQDFLDLQGTSPAFVSDQRLTIVAWNKAASLIYGQYETMTTRERNTVWRTFNSPYVREVLQDNWEKHARHRLAQFRASYGKFAGDPWWLEMIEELNQASPEFRAWWPQHDVLSGPEGKRSITTLRPVCLFLNKYRSLFRMRRI comes from the coding sequence ATGGAAGTGTCCCATCAGGCACGGCTTGAAGAATTAGCCCAGTTTTTGCGGACCCGGCGGGCACGCATTACACCCGAACAAGCAGGTCTGCCTTCAGGCGGCCGTCGTCGTACGCCAGGGCTGAGACGCGAGGAAGTTGCACAGCTCTCGGGCGTAAGTGTGGACTGGTATACATGGCTGGAACAAGGACGAAACATACAGGTTTCCTCCCAAGTGCTGGATAGCATTGCCCGAACCCTGCAGCTGGATTACAACGAGAGAAGGCATTTATTCATTCTGGCCTTGCAGCAGCTCCCAGCTGATGTGACACCTATCGAAGAACCAATTAGTTCCTCGCTTCAAGACTTCCTTGATCTGCAAGGAACGAGTCCTGCCTTTGTCTCCGACCAGCGGCTGACGATCGTCGCCTGGAACAAAGCGGCAAGCTTGATCTACGGCCAATACGAAACCATGACTACGAGGGAACGCAACACCGTGTGGAGAACATTCAACTCCCCCTACGTACGTGAAGTGCTCCAAGACAATTGGGAAAAGCATGCCCGACACCGCTTAGCTCAATTCCGCGCAAGCTACGGCAAATTCGCCGGCGATCCTTGGTGGTTGGAGATGATTGAGGAACTGAATCAAGCTAGCCCGGAATTCCGAGCCTGGTGGCCACAGCACGACGTTCTGAGCGGTCCCGAAGGAAAAAGGTCAATCACCACCCTACGGCCGGTCTGCTTGTTTTTGAACAAATATCGTTCCTTGTTTCGGATGCGCCGCATCTGA
- a CDS encoding VOC family protein, with product MENSILGTTFVCQIAMIVRDVEKATRRFAELLGVPAPSVIMANEDGSDTVTYMGQPTKGRVKLSFFHMENLVVEFIEPTEDPTTWKDFLDTKGPGVHHIAFKAKNKMLETAKKLEEFGFPLIQNGDKYAYVESTDDLGVILELLDID from the coding sequence ATGGAAAATTCAATTCTTGGTACAACGTTTGTCTGTCAGATTGCTATGATTGTGCGTGATGTGGAAAAGGCGACCCGCCGCTTTGCCGAATTATTGGGCGTTCCCGCACCGTCTGTTATCATGGCGAATGAAGATGGCAGCGACACGGTCACGTATATGGGGCAGCCTACAAAGGGGAGGGTGAAGCTATCCTTCTTTCACATGGAGAACCTGGTTGTCGAGTTCATCGAGCCTACGGAAGATCCGACTACATGGAAGGATTTTCTGGACACTAAAGGCCCTGGTGTTCATCACATCGCATTCAAAGCCAAGAACAAAATGCTTGAAACAGCCAAGAAGCTGGAGGAATTCGGCTTTCCCCTTATTCAAAACGGCGATAAGTATGCGTATGTGGAAAGTACGGATGATTTAGGGGTTATTCTCGAGCTTCTGGATATTGATTAA